The Harpia harpyja isolate bHarHar1 chromosome 13, bHarHar1 primary haplotype, whole genome shotgun sequence genome contains a region encoding:
- the NEFM gene encoding neurofilament medium polypeptide yields MSYTMEPLGNPSYRRVTETRATYSRASASPSSGFRSQSWSRGSGSTVSSSYKRSNVGGPRAAYGSTVLSSGESLDVSQSSLLNGAAELKLSRSNEKEQLQGLNDRFAGYIEKVHYLEQQNKEIEAELAALRQKHAGRAQLSDAYEQELRELRGALEQVSHEKAQIQLDSEHIEEDIQRLRERFEDEARLRDETEATIRALRKEMEEASLMRAELDKKVQSLQDEVAFLRGNHEEEVAELLAQLQASHATVERKDYLKTDLTTALKEIRAQLECQSDHNMHQAEEWFKCRYAKLTEAAEQNKEAIRSAKEEIAEYRRQLQSKSIELESVRGTKESLERQLSDIEERHNNDLTTYQDTIHQLENELRGTKWEMARHLREYQDLLNVKMALDIEIAAYRKLLEGEETRFSAFSGSITGPIFTHRQPSVTIASTKIQKTKIEPPKLKVQHKFVEEIIEETKVEDEKSEMEDALAAIAEEMAVKAQQEEQEEEKAEEAAVEEEIVSEKAAAEQAAAPEEEEKEEEEAEEEEEAAKSDAAEEGGSEKEEIEEKEEGEEAEEEGEEAEAKGKAEEVAAKVEKVKTPPSKSPPKSPPKSPVTEPAKAVQKEMAAEPGKEPKVEKVGEKPAKEEEKAASPEKPATPKVTSPDKAATPEKPATPEKPATPEKAVTPEKPASPEKPRSPEKPATPEKPVSPEKPRSPEKPATPEKPRSPEKPASPVKDEKAVVEETITVTKVTKISAEVEKEARKEDIAVNGEVEEKKGAEESKEKEVEEEDKGVVTNGLDVSPIDDKGEKIVVTKKAEKITGEGGDSTTTYITKSVTVTQKVEEHEESFEEKLVSTKKVEKVTSHAIVKEIKETE; encoded by the exons ATGAGCTACACGATGGAGCCCCTGGGCAACCCCTCGTACCGCCGGGTGACCGAGACCCGGGCCACCTACAGCCGAGCCAGCGCCTCCCCGTCCAGCGGGTTCCGCTCGCAGTCGTGGTCGCGGGGCTCGGGCAGCACCGTGTCGTCCTCCTACAAACGCTCCAACGTGGGGGGGCCGCGGGCCGCCTACGGCTCCACGGTGCTGAGCTCGGGCGAGAGCCTGGACGTCAGCCAGTCCTCGCTGCTGAACGGCGCGGCGGAGCTGAAGCTGAGCCGCTCCAACgagaaggagcagctgcaggggCTGAACGATCGCTTCGCCGGTTACATCGAGAAGGTGCATTACCTGGAGCAGCAGAACAAGGAGATCGAGGCGGAGCTGGCGGCTCTGCGGCAGAAACACGCCGGGCGAGCGCAGCTGAGCGATGCCTACGAGCAGGAGCTGCGGGAGCTGCGGGGTGCCCTGGAGCAGGTGAGCCACGAGAAGGCTCAGATCCAGCTGGATTCGGAGCACATCGAGGAGGACATCCAGCGCCTGCGGGAGCGCTTCGAGGACGAGGCGCGGCTGCGCGACGAGACGGAGGCCACCATCCGCGCCCTGCGCAAGGAGATGGAGGAGGCCTCGCTGATGCGGGCGGAGCTGGACAAGAAGGTGCAGTCGCTGCAGGATGAGGTGGCCTTCCTGCGGGGCAACCACGAGGAGGAGGTGGCCGAGCTGCTGGCGCAGCTCCAGGCCTCCCACGCCACCGTGGAGAGGAAGGACTACCTGAAGACCGACCTCACCACGGCGCTGAAGGAGATCCGCGCCCAGCTGGAGTGCCAGTCCGACCATAACATGCACCAGGCCGAGGAGTGGTTCAAGTGCCGCTACGCCAAGCTGACGGAGGCGGCCGAGCAGAACAAGGAGGCCATCCGCTCCGCCAAGGAGGAGATCGCCGAGTACCGCCGGCAGCTGCAGTCCAAGAGCATCGAGCTGGAGTCGGTGCGCGGCACCAAGGAGTCGCTGGAGCGGCAGCTCAGCGACATCGAGGAACGCCACAACAACGACCTCACCACCTACCAG GACACAATTCATCAGCTGGAGAACGAGCTTAGAGGAACAAAGTGGGAAATGGCTCGTCACTTGAGGGAATACCAGGACCTCCTGAATGTCAAGATGGCCCTGGATATTGAAATTGCTGCATACAG GAAGCTACTGGAGGGCGAAGAGACAAGATTCAGTGCCTTCTCTGGAAGCATTACTGGACCCATATTCACGCACAGACAACCATCTGTCACAATAGCATCcactaaaattcagaaaacaaaaattgaacCACCAAAGCTGAAGGTCCAGCACAAGTTTGTAGAAGAAATCATTGAAGAGACAAAGGTAGAGGATGAAAAGTCTGAAATGGAAGATGCCCTCGCAGCTATTGCAGAAGAAATGGCAGTCAAGGCCCAgcaagaagagcaggaggaagaaaaagcagaagaagcagctgtAGAGGAAGAAATTGTTTCCGAGAAGGCTGCTGCAGAACAAGCAGCTGCAcctgaggaagaagagaaggaggaagaggaagcagaggaggaggaagaagctgcaaAATCTGATGCAGCGGAAGAAGGTGgttctgaaaaagaagaaatagaggaaaaggaagaaggggaggaggctgaggaagagggggaagaagctGAGGCCAAGGGCAAAGCTGAAGAGGTCGCAGCAAAGGTAGAGAAGGTCAAAACCCCTCCCTCCAAGTCACCCCCTAAATCCCCCCCTAAATCCCCTGTAACGGAGCCGGCCAAGGCTGTCCAGAAAGAAATGGCCGCAGAACCAGGAAAAGAACCGAAGGTGGAGAAAGTTGGTGAGAAACCAgccaaggaggaagagaaagcagcatcTCCGGAGAAGCCCGCCACACCAAAGGTAACCTCTCCAGACAAGGCAGCGACCCCGGAGAAGCCCGCGACGCCGGAGAAGCCTGCAACCCCAGAGAAAGCGGTGACCCCGGAGAAGCCGGCGAGCCCGGAGAAGCCCCGCTCTCCGGAAAAGCCAGCGACCCCAGAAAAGCCGGTGAGCCCAGAGAAGCCCCGCTCTCCGGAAAAGCCGGCCACTCCAGAGAAGCCCCGTTCTCCGGAGAAGCCAGCCTCGCCGGTCAAAGATGAAAAGGCTGTGGTGGAGGAGACCATCACTGTCACAAAGGTAACAAAAATTAGTGCAGAGGTAGAAAAGGAGGCCAGGAAAGAAGACATTGCAGTGAATGGTgaggtggaggagaaaaagggagcGGAGGAATCCAAAGAGAaggaggttgaggaggaagacaAGGGAGTTGTCACCAATGGCCTAGATGTGAGCCCAATTGATGATAAGGGTGAGAAAATTGTAGTAaccaaaaaagcagagaaaatcaCTGGTGAAGGTGGGGACAGTACAACCACATATATCACAAAGTCGGTGACAGTCACTCAGAAGGTAGAGGAACATGAAGAAAGCTTTGAGGAGAAATTAGTGTCCACCAAGAAAGTGGAGAAAGTTACTTCACATGCCATAgtaaaagagattaaagagaccgaataa
- the NEFL gene encoding neurofilament light polypeptide has translation MSSYGYDPFFPSYKRRYAESPRLHVSAMRSGGGYSSARSAYSSLSAPVSSVSVRRSYATSSASGSLLHSVDSLDLSQVAAISNDLKSIRSQERAQLQDLNDRFACFIERVHELEQQNKVLEAELLVLRQKHAEPSRFRALYEQEIRELRLAAEEATSEKQALQGERESLEETLRGLQARYEEEVLSREDAEARLLEVRKGADEAALARAELEKRVDSLLDELAFLKKVHEEELAELQAQIQYAHLSVEMDVSAKPDLSAALRDIRAQYEKLAARNMQNAEEWFRSRFTVLSESAAKNTDAVRAAKDEVSESRRLLKAKTLEIEATRGMNEALEKQLQELEEKQSADISALQDTINKLENELRTTKSEMARYLKEYQDLLNVKMALDIEIAAYRKLLEGEETRLSFTSVGSITSGYTQTAPTFGRSAYSGLQSSSYLMTTRSFPTYYSSHVQEEQIEIEETIEAAKVAEAKAAPAEEGEEEEKEEGEEEAGGEEAEQEEEGAKEESEEAKEGEEEEGEGEGEETAAEEGEESQEAAEETVEEEKEEKEAAGKEESEVKKKA, from the exons ATGAGCTCGTACGGCTACGACCCGTTCTTCCCCTCCTACAAGCGGCGGTACGCCGAGAGCCCGCGGCTCCACGTCTCGGCGATGCGCAGCGGCGGCGGCTACAGCTCGGCGCGCTCGGCGTACTCCAGCCTGTCGGCGCCCGTCTCCTCGGTGTCGGTGCGGCGCAGTTACGCCACGTCCAGCGCCTCGGGCTCCCTCCTGCACTCGGTGGACAGCCTCGACCTGAGCCAGGTGGCGGCCATCAGCAACGACCTCAAGTCCATCCGCAGCCAGGAGCGGGCGCAGCTGCAGGACCTCAACGACCGCTTCGCCTGCTTCATCGAGCGGGTGCACGAGCTGGAGCAGCAGAACAAGGTGCTGGAGGCCGAGCTGCTGGTGCTGCGGCAGAAGCACGCCGAGCCCTCCCGCTTCCGCGCCCTCTACGAGCAGGAGATCCGCGAGCTGCGCCTGGCCGCCGAGGAGGCGACGAGCGAGAAGCAAGCGCTGCAGGGCGAGCGGGAGAGCCTGGAGGAGACGCTGCGCGGGCTGCAGGCGCGCTACGAGGAGGAGGTGCTGAGCCGGGAGGACGCGGAGGCGCGGCTGCTGGAGGTGCGGAAGGGCGCGGACGAGGCGGCGCTGGCGCGGGCGGAGCTGGAGAAGCGGGTGGACAGCCTGCTGGACGAGCTGGCCTTCCTCAAGAAGGTGCATGAGGAGGAGCTGGCGGAGCTGCAGGCGCAGATCCAGTACGCGCACCTCTCCGTGGAGATGGACGTGTCGGCCAAGCCCGACCTCTCGGCCGCCCTGCGCGACATCCGCGCCCAGTACGAGAAGCTGGCGGCTCGCAACATGCAGAACGCCGAGGAGTGGTTCCGCAGCCGCTTCACCGTCCTCAGCGAGAGCGCCGCCAAGAACACCGACGCCGTCCGCGCCGCCAAGGACGAGGTCTCCGAGAGCCGCCGCCTGCTCAAGGCCAAGACGCTGGAGATCGAGGCCACCCGCGGCATGAACGAGGCgctggagaagcagctgcaggagctggaagagaagcagagCGCCGACATCTCCGCCCTGCAG GATACAATCAACAAATTAGAGAACGAGCTGAGAACCACGAAGAGTGAAATGGCTCGGtatttgaaggaatatcaagaTCTGCTCAATGTGAAAATGGCCCTGGACATCGAAATCGCAGCGTATAG GAAACTGCTGGAAGGTGAAGAGACCCGACTCAGTTTCACTAGTGTTGGAAGCATCACCAGTGGCTACACCCAGACTGCCCCGACTTTTGGCAGGTCTGCCTACAGTGGTCTCCAGTCCAGCTCCTACCTGATGACAACCCGTTCCTTCCCCACATACTACTCCAGTCATGTTCAGGAAGAGCAGATTGAAATAGAGGAAACAATTGAGGCTGCTAAAGTGGCAGAAGCCAAGGCAGCACCTGCAGAAGAaggtgaggaggaagagaaagaggaaggtgaggaagaagCAGGAGGTGAAGAGGCTGAACAAGAGGAGGAAG GTGCTAAGGAAGAATCTGAAGAAGCCAAagagggtgaggaagaggaaggagaaggagaaggggaagaaacagcagctgaagaagGGGAGGAGTCTCAGGAAGCTGCTGAGGAAACtgttgaggaggagaaggaagagaaagaagcagcaggaaaggaagagagtGAAGTGAAGAAGAAGGCTTGA